The genome window taaaaacaaacaaaTAGAATAAATAATGCAGGTTACCTATTACAACATATTAAAACACACTGGTATTGTAATCGAAGGAATCGAGAATATAATATTACCTTTTGTGAGGCATATCAGAGCATTTCCAATCCTTGTTAGCAACAGCATCATGATAAATCCTGCATTCTTCTTTAGTGCGTAGAAGAAAGCGACGATCTTTGTTACAATTAGTGCAACGAATGAACTCATCACGATGTATGATTTGGCCACGAAGAGGCCTACGAAATGTATCAGTGTGATATTTCAACAAACATGTCTTCCACAAATTTTCTCTACGCCCTTCCTTATTATTTACCCAAATTTGGCTTTTCCAATTCTGAATTGCCGTCTTCCTCCCAGCATGTTTTGCAAATTCAATCGGTGATAACTTCACTGGCAAAAGAACCAAAGAAACAAGTTTTCAAGGGGACAATTCAATAAATAAGAGGCAATAATTCAAACTATAATACATGACATTGAATCCTTGTTGCTTAGTTTAGTGGTGAATTCAAGATTTAAAGTTAGAGAATCCTGCTCTTTAATTAATAGATGTGTCAATATTTTTCAATGCACATATAATTTGAGCTAGACGTATTGGATTTTGTTCATGAGCCGTTGTGTCTAGTATAGATCCGTCACAGATTTGTAGTTGGACGTTTTCCTCTCCTtgttaactaggtggaaaaaagatctatgaaacaataataatggaAAATAAATAGGACCTTCTGGACAACCACTATAGCATTGACAATCAATTTCAAGCCTCCCGTCTGGGAAAATTCTGAGCTTTCCATTTGTGTCACCGAATTTGGTAACAGTGCAGCCACATTCGATCTCGACATAGTCCGATCCTCTCTTTAACACACCCATGAAATTTTCTAACTCTTTTTCTGTAAACATGTCTGCAACCTTATAAAGAGAAAACATTGGTAAAAATATGTCATTTGAGGATCAAGTCACAGAATGTCGAAAaatcaaaagaagaaaaagaaaaccctTTTATTGACGCGACATAAATCGTCAGATCTATTAATTAATATTTAAAGCTCAAGCATTGAACATTTTCTATTTCGTACCACAGCAATCGATATATACAGTTAATGTCTTGATACTATCACAAAGTTACTTGAATGCATAACAATTTATTGACCAAGATACGCTAGTTATGTGCataaacaataaaagaaaaaagtaaataataaaaGTAGAAGAATAACAGTACTTGTACACTTGGTGCAAATTAATAGAGCTACCCAAATAGCCCTTTTTTAACAtacatctaaaataacatcaagtcGAGCACAAAAACATATCTAAGTTGCTAACAAGGAATAGACATACCTTTTTAAACTCAAAATATCAAGTGTTTATGAGTATATCTATGAAGTTATATTCAATTTTTGTGAATTCTGATATAGAACTCTGCGCCTCCAAAACCTTTTAAAGTGCTAATTTTCAATTTCTCATATTTATGTAATCGGGGTTTTAAATAGTAATATATCTATAAGGTAAATAATTAAAATGAACAAGATTACGTCTTACCTGGAAAATTGACCTTTGACATCACAACAACCTAATAAACGTAAGAAAActatattaaataattatttatccTCTTCCAAATGACCAACATGATCCCATTTATTCTTGTGAAGATCCGATAGGTCGTTTCGAGACCATTCATAGccttatttgatgatttatgacttacgtgCGTGGTCCGTGTCGAATTCTAGAAAGTCCAAATgcaattttttaaagaaaatatgatttttaactTTGAAAATGGCTAAAGTTGGCAACAGTCAATTTTTTGCTAAACGACCCcgaatcggtattttgacgattctggtaggttcgtatgatgattttggacttgtacacatGTTTGGTAGGGGTCCCGGGTGACCCGAGGCCGTTTCAACACTATATgtgaaaagttggaaatttaagtttaaactttgaaaatcttgagttttgataaCCGATTCTtaattttagatgttattttgatgatttgagcttgtgagcgagtttgtatgatgttattacacttgtgtgaatgttaGGATTGGAGCCCGAGGAGCTCGGGGTGAGATTGGATAGTTTGCGAACTATTTTTGCATAGCTGAAGGATTGCTGGTGTGCTGAACTTGCGAGGttctgttcgcaaatgcaaacctcgcatttgcga of Nicotiana tomentosiformis chromosome 7, ASM39032v3, whole genome shotgun sequence contains these proteins:
- the LOC104107328 gene encoding protein ULTRAPETALA 1-like translates to MFTEKELENFMGVLKRGSDYVEIECGCTVTKFGDTNGKLRIFPDGRLEIDCQCYSGCPEVKLSPIEFAKHAGRKTAIQNWKSQIWVNNKEGRRENLWKTCLLKYHTDTFRRPLRGQIIHRDEFIRCTNCNKDRRFLLRTKEECRIYHDAVANKDWKCSDMPHKRISCNDAEERESRKACRACPRTAKCNGCVRCVCFGCSMCKFEDCNCRACVDFLKNI